DNA sequence from the Candidatus Omnitrophota bacterium genome:
CAAGCCGACCCAGAATACGCCGGGCGGAATACAGGAGAAGGAAAGGCCTGTCAGCTGTTCGGCTCTTAAGCTTATTTGTCCCCACTGTAATGAACCTTCAAGAGTGGGGTTTAAAAATCTTAAAGACGGCAAGGCGCGATTTTGTAAGAAATGCGGAGAAATAATATGAGCGCCGAATACACTCCCCGTTTTATAGAG
Encoded proteins:
- a CDS encoding 50S ribosomal protein L24; protein product: MMKKLKNKDKVMMMKGKYKGKISEVIKVFPSTDKALVAKVAMVKRHTKPTQNTPGGIQEKERPVSCSALKLICPHCNEPSRVGFKNLKDGKARFCKKCGEII